Proteins from a genomic interval of Gadus macrocephalus chromosome 2, ASM3116895v1:
- the nucb1 gene encoding nucleobindin-1 isoform X4 has product MLKQFEHLDPHNQNTFEAKDLELLISTATKDLENYDAERHEEFKRYEMLKEHERREYLRGLDQEKREAEEKRMEELKDKHRHHPKVNVPGSVAQLREVWQETDGLDPHEFNPKTFFKLHDTNGDGLLDEQELEALFTKELEKVYNSKNEEDDMMEMEEERLRMREHVMKNVDANKDRLVTMEEFLKSTQKREFNNPREWETLDDTKPVYTEAELQRFEAELKDKEEELKRRAETLRQEQDLLHERGKALDAQRKEYQQAVLEMSQRQNELPAAADAKQPPTGPHGELQFHQETNKLEDQEVKTPVEQEADTPNNLPAEPPQNLPTHTHTHTHTHTHTHTPEHFYRPTHTHTPEHCCTHNQTHTNTAVGLHARTHKHTHTYTHTQKCTRKCPVFLVCSDAHHRIALFRKVLISVE; this is encoded by the exons ATGCTGAAGCAGTTTGAGCACCTGGACCCCCACAACCAGAACACGTTCGAGGCCAAAGACCTGGAGCTGCTCATCTCCACG GCCACCAAGGACCTAGAGAACTACGACGCGGAGCGCCACGAGGAGTTCAAGCGCTACGAGATGCTGAAGGAGCACGAGCGGCGGGAGTACCTCCGGGGGCTGGaccaggagaagagggaggcggaggagaagaggatggaGGAGCTCAAGGACaaacaccgccaccaccccaaGGTCAACGTGCCG ggtAGTGTAGCTCAGCTGCGGGAGGTGTGGCAGGAGACAGACGGTCTGGACCCCCACGAGTTCAACCCCAAGACCTTCTTCAAACTGCACG ACACAAACGGAGACGGGCTTCTGGATGAGCAGGAGCTGGAGGCTCTGTTCACTAAGGAG CTGGAGAAGGTCTACAACTCCAAGAACGAGGAGGACGACatgatggagatggaggaggagaggctccGGATGAGGGAGCACGTCATGAAGAAT GTGGACGCCAATAAGGACCGTCTGGTGACGatggaggagttcctgaagTCCACCCAGAAGAGGGAGTTCAACAACCCCAGAGAGTGGGAG accctggaCGACACCAAGCCCGTATACACGGAGGCGGAGCTCCAGCGCTTTGAGGCGGAGCTtaaggacaaggaggaggagctgaagcgGAGGGCAGAGACTCTGCGGCAGGAGCAGGACCTGCTCCACGAGAGGGGCAAGGCGCTGGACGCCCAGAGGAAGGAGTACCAGCAG gccgtgCTGGAGATGTCTCAGCGGCAGAACGAGCTGCCCGCAGCCGCGGACGCCAAGCAGCCCCCTACTGGCCCCCACGGAGAACTACAGTTTCACCAGGAGACCAACAAGCTGGAGGATCAAG AGGTGAAAACACCAGTCGAACAGGAAGCTGACACTCCCAACAACCTACCTGCCGAGCCACCACAGAACCTGCCAACACACAC acacacacacacacacacacacacacacacacacacacctgagcacTTCTAtaggccgacacacacacacacacctgaacactGCTGTACACAtaatcagacacacaccaacactgctgtaggcctacacgcacgcacacacaaacacacacacacatacacacacacacaaaagtgcaCACGCAAGTGCCCCGTTTTTTTGGTTTGCAGTGACGCACATCATCGGATAGCTTTGTTTCGTAAAGTATTGATTTCAGTTGAATGA